A stretch of the Capsicum annuum cultivar UCD-10X-F1 chromosome 10, UCD10Xv1.1, whole genome shotgun sequence genome encodes the following:
- the LOC107844691 gene encoding uncharacterized protein LOC107844691, protein MDSSMKEYAAFEEKVKRTIFIDNLSPVATEAVIKAAIDQFGNVIQVKFIPNYLEPKNIGQSALVELENAAQAKTIISEISSSSFMICGMPRPVRARAAEPEMFDDRPIKPGRKIVCRWLDSNDPDFEVAKKIKLMVRKHAEETKFCLKHQLEEEENLAKQQTEILNAAHKKYELIDSVVGSRVADRLADIYRVNIPKAEHQ, encoded by the exons ATGGATAGTTCAATGAAAGAGTATGCTGCTTTTGAAGAGAAAGTGAAGCGCACTATATTCATTGACAACCTTTCACCTGTGGCTACTGAAGCCGTCATTAAAGCTGCAATTGATCAATTTGGGAATGTCATTCAGGTCAAGTTTATCCCGAACTACCTTGAACCAAAGAACATTGGACAATCTGCATTGGTTGAGCTGGAAAATGCAGCCCAGGCAAAAACTATAATCTCCGAGATAAGCAGTTCGTCATTTATGATATGTGGTATGCCAAGGCCTGTCAGGGCACGTGCTGCTGAACCAGAGATGTTTGATGACCGTCCTATAAAACCTGGTAGGAAGATAGTATGTCGATGGTTGGACTCCAACGATCCTGATTTTGAGGTCGCCAAGAAGATCAAGCTTATGGTTCGTAAACATGCAGAAGAAACCAAGTTTTGCCTCAAG CATCAACTAGAGGAGGAAGAAAACCTTGCGAAACAACAGACAGAGATCTTGAACGCGGCTCATAAGAAGTATGAACTCATAGACAGTGTTGTTGGCAGCAGAGTCGCCGATCGTTTGGCAGATATTTACAGAGTGAATATTCCAAAAGCTGAACATCAGTAA